The Argiope bruennichi chromosome 9, qqArgBrue1.1, whole genome shotgun sequence genome contains a region encoding:
- the LOC129984399 gene encoding nuclear pore complex protein Nup205-like, with protein sequence MNSEPVVLNLNDSTLWAPYKELFNVIYNAIGRKDSSAVQDLEVALKRHKPDFICLLRNPPRSPIHRDAVKQASTTGIAVVGRTGLQILPQSLIDEALIISDMFDLNELTSLELLISGQQQQPRFPGLTRGLVAMLLYYDGRRNLVNALQLLVQAREGRTWTLGISSELSAIIMKYTDQLKEEGIVTKIIDLIEKMDVTKELELLHRNRALGGPRYRKQVTDLICEIKQTLAEILFGWACQGSFTEEEVSRLLSFLSRQTGVSSDGSMDDAALTSAMAFLYVIDVSILQTSDEMDAIIQKLNLVCVPDLASTIHRQLVLNSDKWQMSGLKAIFQLAWGVTLRTLSQFPVATIGGNVGECLEDDEKTIDIAIEDNAFQALRNLVVKNSVFHEQEFFLKRIHNVITDFIVLMPIKVKELRNRGDEAARIIASHSQEGLEPPTNLPLHFEHLLNLISSIYCKDPLNLKLASEFWCPSESLMEQSYLQRPSQRQIALYKFIRVAGDLLPPPLFVPYHQMLTSLSNSPACAHNCFTMLKMNGRNGSGQGSIVSWDHFFATLHRYYNSLHEEVPSALDRQYTYPQRMHSKGITPQEVQGLIAVLQLISQVVRLDEIARITLAENPQLPTVVILGLVTCSIPATLKAALINCLAAFAESPEIALNIWQGLEMAQIIPTVKSLTVYHPSGILMELEEVETRMEEYPVTRAMLSLLDSLLNHPYPSNLGSGSRQPGIEPYLQFVRESVLLRCNSRAYKTGGEKWKIMALCFKILEKVLKTSNFQSPNAASKSSVGMSILSQMLQDSGLLRTVLFILDEGVRVLDQYASVPGQSNLEECTLLALKLVQATLIKQEPFLQQVRDSGFDLLVTSLENLLLNINPRSGQADHLLVIAKYVTYNAFIPKHSLYSITILYALCTSIQISQHLVGVFDSDSIESEILLKGFVEMLEVDASGDEDESEDTTIQTRNKARQQLLQLILKCLRQPGPNLSHYLLGFNLRKPISQTEIQEPGVMGSKRTCLHAILSFLDSGSYSNTCPSNVYNAPRSAEFAYQLIYVLCTNNDTSGSTLRYLRSTHDFLFRHLQFLPFKFAGNNDIKILRQQSWLLRTLAVELRITSAHHQRSHVQRLLSSLLDDKPPIESGTLDASLEPSFGISNISSYSFMKPTSGTSRRKLMQILDHISFQHSLPIIPGWEYFENAEVERVLKECEIQEPDCPRLIDVEELHNRLSEETIGLQNASFLGQRPVMMQEISKVLEYAVSCNEARESIFAKRLLFDAWRQVTEVLLIACPLEMLGTEKKDQMVLEVSQELLTKIMQPDVLPELMPPASGVILTLMSTLRHSMVASLLKPVNQSLSSINNNTFDPHVAEASMIPLTHHSSLLAVLRAVIDCLLKTGTGFQRVRANFYSAFLNLLCIVQKPQDIQASTPKGVASSILDQESEAKKLRTEYMEVILSSGETITEIICRDACTGHDITKMLSLAVLDVVVSLDTQQQWLAFLVSKGYLRHILDSLSKDDEELQNLFNRNSNTFRIFYVFESKMALLTRISSSTNGALSLLRNGAIHRLAECRALDLRPDLPSEFKQDSSNWIYPDLLKCYRQMFMAIMKLILSIAMTLGSGHREATLQLLEFVVCNGELFSHVIRDPSNLYSLEALEELSVISAVLSRASFDDPNTLTGDTFLSEQRGHLLLLRQHMMMLIPRLMAIESSETSHQNLGVNNNPEVLARMKMLRLQIASHVLGSCCNVITKSGIDMQNSTILFGPYIAEASTSDSFNLAPSSFQKRLPLSIGRSPDLGLLITLLYRSASELQISIDEQKVLTHRLQTLSTLTSDELAEYLTSTTSEEQPTVQHQREFVRASLQKLIKYKTKEISILSYMIETAAFILLKYLEFFFITCKKENLPFSVSDKSHQQIRRLQDPGSVSPLSPQNARNKFQEQPKSIPSQFDFESFKNDVKTTLGDPFFRKMKSVEQLLGQGRNQTSFLEAIVNRLKRLVKIQIR encoded by the exons ATGATAGCACACTTTGGGCACcttataaagaattattcaatgtTATTTATAATGCTATTGGCCGAAAAGATTCTTCTGCTGTGCAAGATTTGGAAGTTGCATTGAAGAGACATAAACCTGATTTTATATGCTTGCTAAGAAATCCT cCAAGGAGTCCAATACATAGAGATGCTGTTAAGCAAGCCTCAACTACTGGTATTGCTGTTGTTGGCCGAACAGGTCTTCAGATTTTGCCGCAATCACTTATAGATGAAGCTCTTATTATAAGTGATATGTTTGACCTAAATGAATTGACATCTTTAGAACTTTTAATATCAG GTCAGCAACAACAACCTCGTTTCCCTGGTTTGACTCGAGGATTGGTTGCCATGCTACTCTACTATGATGGCCGTCGGAATTTGGTGAATGCTCTTCAGCTTCTGGTGCAAGCTCGAGAAGGTCGAACTTGGACTTTAGGAATCAGTTCTGAACTATCAgcaattattatgaaatacaCTGACCAACTCAAGGAAGAAggaattgttacaaaaattattg ATCTAATAGAAAAAATGGATGTTACAAAAGAATTGGAACTATTGCATAGGAATCGTGCCTTAGGTGGGCCCAGATATCGAAAACAG gTTACAGatttaatttgtgaaattaaacaaacacttgctgaaattttatttggttGGGCATGTCAGGGATCTTTCACTGAAGAAGAAGTGTCTCGTTTACTGTCATTTCTTTCAAGGCAAACAGGTGTCAGCAGTGATGGTAGTATGGATGATGCTGCACTTACATCTGCTATGGCATTTTTGTATGTCATTGATGTCAGCATTCTGCAGACTTCTGATGAAATGgatg ctataattcagaaattaaatctaGTTTGTGTGCCAGATCTTGCTTCTACCATCCATCGGCAATTAGTTTTGAATTCTGACAAATGGCAAATGTCAGGGTTAAAAGCCATTTTTCAACTGGCTTGGGGTGTCACACTAAGAACTTTATCTCAGTTTCCTGTTGCCACTATTg GCGGAAATGTAGGTGAATGTTTAGAGGATGATGAAAAGACCATTGACATTGCTATTGAAGATAATGCTTTCCAAGCTCTAAGGAATCTTGTTGTGAAGAATTCTGTCTTTCATGAACAA GAGTTTTTCTTGAAACGCATTCATAATGTAATTACAGATTTTATTGTTCTGATGCCAATTAAG GTGAAAGAGCTTAGGAATCGAGGAGATGAAGCTGCAAGAATCATTGCTTCTCATTCACAAGAAGGTTTAGAACCTCCAACTAATCTTCCATtacattttgaacatttattaaatttg ATTTCAAGTATATATTGTAAAGatccattgaatttaaaattagcatCTGAATTTTGGTGCCCCTCTGAGAGCTTGATGGAACAATCCTATTTACAACGACCATCCCAAAGACAG ATtgctttgtataaatttattcggGTTGCCGGTGATTTGTTGCCACCACCATTGTTTGTTCCTTATCATCAGATGTTGACAAGTTTATCGAATTCACCAGCTTGTGCTcataattgttttacaatgttgaaaaTGAATGGCagaaatg GATCTGGACAAGGTAGTATTGTGTCATGGGATCATTTCTTTGCTACCTTGCATCGATATTATAACAGTTTACATGAAGAAGTTCCTTCTGCTTTAGATAGGCAATACACATATCCCCAAAGAATGCATTCAAAAGGAATAACACCCCAAGAAGTCCAAGGACTTATTGCTGTTCTCCAATTGATTTCTCAAGTTGTTCGGCTT gaTGAAATTGCACGAATTACTTTGGCTGAAAATCCTCAGTTACCAACTGTTGTGATATTGGGCTTGGTGACATGTAGCATTCCAGCAACTCTGAAGGCTGCTCTTATTAACTGCTTAGCTGCTTTTGCTGAATCACctgaaattgctttaaatatttggCAAGGATTAGAGATGGCACAg attatACCTACTGTGAAATCTCTTACTGTCTATCATCCTTCAGGAATATTG atgGAATTAGAAGAAGTGGAGACTCGAATGGAAGAGTATCCTGTGACCCGTGCTATGCTGTCTCTCTTGGATTCTCTTTTAAACCATCCTTACCCATCTAATCTGGGTTCAGGGTCTCGTCAGCCTGGAATCGAACCATATTTACAATTTGTTAGAGAGTCTGTATTACTTCGATGCAATTCAAGAGCATATAAAACAGGAGgagaaaaa TGGAAAATTATGGCTTTATGCTTTAAAATCCTTGAAAAAGTCTTGAAAACGAGTAATTTTCAGTCACCAAATGCTGCTTCTAAATCTAGTGTTGGAATGTCAATTTTATCACAAATGTTACAAGACAGTGGATTATTGAGAACTGTACTTTTTATTTTGGATGAAGGAGTAAGAGTCTTGGATCAATATGCTTCTGTTCCAG GCCAGTCCAATTTAGAAGAATGTACACTGTTAGCTTTGAAGTTAGTTCAAGCCACTTTAATCAAACAAGAGCCTTTCTTGCAGCAAGTACGTGACAGTGGTTTTGATTTGCTTGTTACATCTCTTGAGAACTTACTATTAAATATAAACCCTAGAAGTGGCCAAGCTGATCATCTGCTTGTGATTGccaa gTATGTCACATATAATGCTTTCATACCTAAACATAGTTTGTATTCCATAACCATCTTGTATGCCTTATGCACTTCTATTCAAATATCTCAACATTTAGTTGGAGTATTTGATAGTGACTCG attgagagtgaaatattgttaaaagggTTTGTTGAAATGCTTGAAGTAGATGCTTCTGGAGACGAAGATGAGTCTG AAGATACCACTATTCAAACAAGAAATAAAGCACGACAACAGTTGCtccagttaattttaaaatgtcttaggCAACCTGGTCCTAATTTATCTCATTACTTGTTAGGCTTTAATTTGAGAAAGCCTATTTCTCAAACAGAAATACAAGAACCTG gTGTAATGGGATCCAAACGCACATGTCTCCATGCTATTTTATCTTTCTTGGATTCTGGAAGCTATTCTAACACGTGTCCTTCAAATGTTTACAATGCACCTCGATCAGCTGAATTTGCTTATCAGTTGATTTATGTATTGTGCACTAATAATGATACATCTGGATCCACTTTAAGATATCTGAGGTCTACTCATGATTTTCTTTTCCGCCATCTCCAGTTTTTGCCGTTCAAATTTGCTG GTAACAATGATATAAAGATTCTTCGGCAGCAGTCTTGGTTATTGCGAACATTAGCTGTTGAACTGAGAATCACATCTGCTCACCATCAACGCTCGCATGTACAGCGTCTACTAAGCAGTCTCCTGGATGATAAACCTCCCATAGAAAGTG GTACTTTAGATGCTAGCTTAGAGCCATCATTTGGAATTTCGAATATCTCTTCATATTCTTTTATGAAGCCTACTTCTG GTACATCTCGGAggaaattaatgcaaattttagatCATATAAGTTTTCAACATTCTTTGCCTATAATACCTGGTtgggaatattttgaaaatgctgaAGTTGAGCgtgttttaaaagaatgtgaGATACAAGAACCAGACTGTCCACGTTTAATTGATGTGGAGGAATTACACAATAGACTTTCAGAAGAAACAATAGGATTGCAAAATGCTTCTTTTCTTGGGCAAAGACCAGTCATGATGCAG GAAATTTCAAAGGTTTTAGAATATGCTGTAAGTTGTAATGAAGCTCGTGAGTCTATCTTTgctaaaagattattatttgatGCTTGGAGACAAGTGACAGAAGTTCTGCTTATTGCATGTCCTTTGGAAATGCTTGGTACAGAAAAGAAGGATCAAATGGTACTTGAAGTATCACAAGAATTATTAACCaaa ATAATGCAACCAGATGTATTACCAGAACTTATGCCACCTGCTTCAGGTGTTATCCTAACACTGATGTCAACGTTACGTCATAGCATGGTTGCCTCCTTATTAAAACCTGTCAATCAATCTTTGTCATCCATCAACAACAACACTTTTGATCCTCATGTTGCTGAGGCTTCTATGATCCCACTTACTCATCATTCTTCATTACTTGCTGTTTTGAGAGCTGTTATAGACTGTTTGCTCAAGACTG GAACTGGTTTCCAGAGAGTGAGAGCTAATTTCTAcagtgcatttttaaatttattgtgtaTTGTTCAGAAACCTCAGGATATTCAAG cttcAACACCAAAGGGAGTTGCTTCCTCAATTTTAGATCAGGAATCTGAAGCTAAGAAACTACGTACTGAGTATATGGAGGTAATTCTCAGTTCTGGAGAAACCATAACGGAAATAATTTGCAGAGATGCTTGCACTGGACATGATATTaccaag atgttGTCCTTAGCTGTTCTTGATGTTGTTGTCTCATTAGATACTCAACAACAGTGGCTAGCATTCTTAGTTTCCAAAGGCTATTTGAGGCATATTTTAGACAGTTTGTCTAAGGATGATGAAGAattgcaaaatctttttaataggAATTCAAAcactttcagaatattttatgtttttgaatccAAAATG gcATTATTGACCAGAATTAGCTCCTCTACAAATGGTGCTTTATCTTTATTAAGAAATGGTGCTATTCATAGACTTGCTGAATGCAGAGCATTAGATTTAAGACCTGattt acCAAGTGAATTCAAACAAGACAGTAGTAATTGGATATATCctgatcttttaaaatgttatcgcCAAATGTTCATGGccatcatgaaattaattttatcaattgcaATGACTTTGGGCTCTGGTCATAGAGAGGCTACTTTACAG ttgttaGAGTTTGTGGTTTGCAATGGAGAACTCTTTTCTCATGTGATTCGTGATCCATCTAATTTGTATAGTCTTGAGGCATTGGAGGAATTAAGTGTTATATCTGCGGTTTTATCTCGTGCCAGCTTTGATg atCCCAATACATTAACTGGGGATACTTTCTTGAGTGAACAGAGAGGGCATCTGTTATTATTAAGACAACATATGATGATGCTAATACCTAGACTCATGGCCATTGAAAGTTCTGAAACTTCTCATCAAAATTTAGGAGTTAATAATAATCCTGAAGTTTTAGCTCGCATGAAAATGCTACGTCTTCAGATTGCATCCCATGTTCTTGGTTCATGTTGCAATGTCATTACAAAATCTG gaATTGATATGCAGAACTCTACTATTCTTTTTGGACCTTATATTGCTGAAGCTTCTACttcagattcatttaatttagCTCCTTCAA GCTTTCAAAAAAGGTTACCATTGAGTATTGGTCGTTCACCTGATTTAGGCCTACTGATTACTCTTCTATACAGATCAGCTTCAGAGTTACAAATCAGCATTGATGAACAGAAAGTTCTCACCCACAGACTTCAAACTCTTTCAACTCTAACAAGCGATGAACTTGcagaa TATCTTACATCTACAACTTCTGAAGAGCAGCCAACTGTTCAGCATCAGCGGGAGTTTGTAAGAGCATCtcttcaaaaattgattaaatacaaaactaaagaaatatcaattttgtCAT ATATGATTGAAACAGCAGCTTTTATTCTTctcaaatatttagaattctttttcataACATGTAAAAAGGAAAATCTTCCATTCTCTGTATCCGATAAATCTCACCAGCAAATTCGCCGTCTCCAAG ATCCAGGGTCTGTTAGTCCTCTTAGCCCACAAAATGCCAGAAATAAATTTCAGGAGCAGCCAAAATCTATTCCTTCTCAGTTTGActttgaaagctttaaaaatgaTGTCAAAACAACATTAGGTGACCCCttctttagaaaaatgaaatcagttgaACAG